One Glaciihabitans arcticus DNA window includes the following coding sequences:
- a CDS encoding ComEC/Rec2 family competence protein, whose translation MFEHRVSDLRLLAPACAAWLAAGVVVALPDTAVVIALVLWATGAVLLVVLRRSTWAGLVAVCCVAGALCCTVIAVQQPLRRPEPLAEAAQAGRLASTRVVTQTTLGPARDGPWRATLVGYEVGKGAASVRLPVLVFGGLPPEEVGIGATIELRGTLAVTTPGDDAAFLVFAEGESRVSRAPPWFQDWANGLRARFREAASELPGDGGALLPGLAIGDTSAVDETLDAAMKASSLSHLTAVSGANCAIVIGLIMLAGGAVGLSRGWRVVASITVLIGFVVLVTPEPSVVRAAAMAILVLLALATGRPVRGMPVLSLAVLVLLASDPWLSRDYGFVLSVLATGGLLIVAGPLARLFARWMPSGLAAVLAVPVAAQLACQPVLILLTPSIPVFGVVANLLAEPAAPLATVVGLLACLGLVVVPPLGELLARIAWLPSAWISAVARFFGGLPGALPWLPGALGALLLAAVTALGLVAALGPGSARWRRWCALLSLALLVGHLGAVAGIRVHELLTRPGNWQIAACDIGQGDAVFVRSLGELALIDTGPEPERLGLCLDDLGIGRIDLLVLTHFDLDHVGGLDAILGRVDRVLVGPSGEAADDAIVAELVAGGARVERASRGLSGLLGELRWTVLWPRERSAVEPGNDASVAMTFEPVGGCVAGCLSSLFLGDLGERPQALMLAAGPIPRVDVVKVSHHGSADQNDRVYERAGATVGVIGVGADNDYGHPNPRLLDLLAAVHTSAVRTDRDGMVLLSPTAGGGVAVWTQKSGDGPDG comes from the coding sequence GTGTTTGAGCACAGGGTGTCCGACCTGCGGCTGCTGGCACCGGCTTGTGCTGCCTGGCTCGCGGCTGGGGTGGTGGTCGCCCTGCCCGACACCGCCGTGGTCATCGCCCTGGTGCTCTGGGCAACGGGGGCGGTACTGCTGGTCGTGCTGCGCCGATCGACCTGGGCCGGGCTGGTCGCCGTGTGCTGTGTCGCGGGTGCGCTGTGCTGCACGGTGATCGCGGTGCAGCAGCCTCTGCGGCGGCCTGAGCCGCTCGCCGAAGCGGCACAGGCGGGGCGCCTGGCGTCGACCCGTGTGGTCACCCAGACGACACTCGGACCGGCGCGCGACGGGCCGTGGCGCGCGACGCTGGTGGGCTACGAGGTAGGGAAGGGCGCGGCATCCGTTCGCCTGCCGGTGCTGGTCTTCGGCGGGCTCCCGCCCGAGGAGGTCGGCATCGGCGCAACGATCGAGCTGCGCGGAACTCTCGCGGTCACGACCCCCGGAGACGACGCGGCGTTCCTGGTCTTCGCCGAGGGGGAGTCAAGGGTCTCGCGGGCTCCGCCGTGGTTCCAGGACTGGGCAAACGGTCTGCGGGCGCGGTTCCGCGAGGCGGCATCCGAGCTGCCCGGCGACGGTGGTGCGCTGCTGCCGGGGTTGGCCATCGGGGACACCTCCGCGGTCGACGAGACACTGGACGCGGCCATGAAGGCGAGCAGTCTGAGCCACCTGACAGCGGTCTCGGGGGCGAACTGCGCGATTGTCATCGGCCTGATCATGCTCGCAGGCGGGGCGGTCGGGCTGTCCCGCGGATGGCGAGTGGTGGCATCCATCACCGTTCTTATCGGATTTGTAGTGCTCGTGACCCCGGAGCCGAGTGTGGTGCGCGCCGCGGCCATGGCGATACTCGTGCTGCTCGCTCTCGCCACGGGCAGGCCGGTGCGCGGGATGCCCGTGCTCTCGCTCGCCGTGCTCGTGCTGCTCGCGAGCGACCCCTGGCTCAGTCGCGACTACGGTTTTGTGCTGTCGGTGCTCGCGACGGGCGGCCTGCTCATAGTCGCGGGCCCGCTTGCGCGTCTGTTCGCCCGGTGGATGCCGTCAGGGCTCGCCGCTGTGCTCGCCGTGCCGGTTGCCGCGCAGCTGGCCTGCCAGCCGGTGCTGATCCTGCTGACCCCGTCGATTCCCGTGTTCGGGGTAGTGGCCAACCTGCTCGCCGAACCGGCGGCGCCCCTCGCCACCGTCGTCGGCCTGCTCGCCTGCCTCGGGCTCGTGGTGGTGCCTCCGCTCGGCGAGTTGCTCGCGCGCATTGCCTGGCTGCCCTCGGCGTGGATCTCCGCCGTCGCGCGCTTCTTCGGCGGCCTTCCGGGAGCGCTGCCGTGGCTGCCCGGAGCGCTCGGTGCCCTCCTGCTCGCCGCGGTCACGGCACTCGGGCTCGTGGCGGCGCTGGGGCCGGGATCCGCCCGCTGGCGACGCTGGTGCGCGCTGCTGTCGCTTGCGCTGTTGGTGGGGCACCTGGGGGCCGTGGCGGGCATCCGGGTGCACGAGCTGCTCACACGCCCGGGCAACTGGCAGATCGCCGCCTGTGACATCGGGCAGGGCGATGCCGTGTTCGTGCGCAGCCTCGGCGAGCTGGCCCTCATCGACACCGGGCCGGAGCCCGAGCGTCTGGGGCTGTGCCTCGACGACCTCGGCATCGGCCGGATCGACCTGCTCGTGCTCACCCACTTCGATCTCGACCACGTGGGCGGCTTGGACGCGATCCTGGGTCGGGTCGACCGGGTGCTCGTCGGACCGAGCGGCGAGGCCGCTGACGACGCCATCGTGGCGGAGCTTGTCGCGGGTGGCGCGCGCGTCGAGCGGGCATCCCGCGGCCTGTCCGGGCTTCTCGGCGAGCTGCGCTGGACCGTGCTGTGGCCCCGGGAGCGATCGGCGGTCGAGCCCGGCAATGACGCGAGTGTCGCGATGACGTTTGAACCGGTGGGCGGGTGCGTAGCGGGATGCCTCAGCTCGCTGTTCCTCGGCGACCTGGGCGAGCGGCCGCAGGCGTTGATGCTGGCGGCCGGCCCGATTCCCCGAGTGGATGTCGTCAAGGTCAGCCACCACGGCTCGGCCGACCAGAACGACCGGGTGTACGAGCGGGCCGGCGCGACGGTCGGGGTGATCGGTGTCGGCGCCGACAACGACTACGGACACCCCAACCCACGACTGCTCGACCTGCTCGCGGCCGTGCACACGAGTGCGGTGCGCACCGACCGGGACGGCATGGTCCTGCTCTCGCCGACCGCGGGCGGCGGCGTCGCTGTGTGGACGCAGAAGTCCGGTGACGGCCCCGACGGATAG
- a CDS encoding pyridoxal phosphate-dependent aminotransferase yields the protein MPMLAPHISSVPGSGIRRVYEIAAGLEGVNFLVVGEPDVPVAAHIAEAAKRAWDADETNYTANAGIPPLRRAIVDKLARENDIHVDESQVTVTVGATQGLHQAMALTLGPGDEVLVPDPGYTTFTMNAHMLSAVAVPYELRPERDFQPDLEQLESLITERTRVLIVNSPSNPLGVIFDAEMLQRLLDFAKKHDLWVISDEVYEYFTWGEKHSSMASFDEDNRVLSVFSFSKTYAMTGVRVGYLVTPRSFEATMRTVQEATVSCVATPDQYAALAAITGDHGHVADAKAHYRSNLAAATELLASRGIPYLTPRGTFYLWIDLSHATGGNVAAWAERFLREQLVAVAPGSAFGRSGEGWIRVCLAAPQADILDGLGKLPAPTPGEAS from the coding sequence ATGCCCATGCTTGCGCCGCACATCTCCTCGGTCCCGGGATCGGGCATCCGCCGGGTCTACGAGATCGCCGCGGGTCTCGAGGGAGTGAACTTCCTCGTGGTGGGGGAGCCCGACGTGCCCGTCGCCGCCCACATCGCGGAGGCCGCGAAGCGCGCGTGGGATGCCGACGAGACGAACTACACGGCCAATGCGGGCATCCCGCCGCTGCGCCGGGCGATCGTCGACAAGCTGGCCCGGGAGAACGACATCCACGTCGACGAGAGCCAGGTGACCGTCACGGTCGGCGCGACGCAGGGGCTGCACCAGGCCATGGCGCTCACGCTGGGGCCCGGCGACGAGGTGCTTGTGCCCGACCCCGGCTATACGACCTTCACGATGAACGCGCACATGCTGAGCGCGGTCGCCGTGCCCTATGAGCTGCGCCCCGAGCGCGATTTCCAGCCCGACCTCGAGCAGCTCGAGAGCCTCATCACCGAGCGCACCCGCGTGCTCATCGTCAACTCGCCGTCCAACCCGCTCGGTGTTATCTTCGACGCCGAGATGCTGCAACGGCTGCTGGATTTCGCGAAGAAGCACGACCTGTGGGTGATCAGCGACGAGGTGTACGAGTACTTCACCTGGGGCGAGAAGCACTCGAGCATGGCGAGCTTCGACGAGGACAACCGCGTGCTCAGCGTCTTCTCGTTCTCGAAGACCTACGCGATGACCGGCGTGCGCGTCGGCTACCTCGTGACGCCGCGCAGCTTCGAGGCCACCATGCGCACGGTTCAGGAGGCGACGGTCAGCTGTGTCGCGACACCCGACCAGTACGCGGCCCTCGCCGCCATCACCGGTGACCACGGGCACGTCGCGGACGCCAAGGCCCACTACCGGAGCAACCTCGCGGCTGCCACCGAGCTGCTGGCGAGCCGGGGCATCCCGTATCTGACACCAAGGGGCACCTTCTATCTCTGGATCGACCTGAGCCACGCGACCGGTGGCAACGTCGCAGCCTGGGCGGAGCGGTTCCTGCGCGAGCAACTCGTCGCCGTCGCCCCCGGCAGCGCTTTCGGGCGCTCGGGTGAGGGCTGGATCCGCGTCTGCCTTGCCGCCCCGCAGGCGGACATCCTCGACGGGCTCGGCAAGCTGCCCGCACCAACGCCAGGAGAAGCCTCATGA
- a CDS encoding TIGR01777 family oxidoreductase, with translation MTGQRIVIAGASGFMGQYFVRRFREEGETVVTVGRSGSDVTWGDTAALEAALDGADLLLNLAGKSVNARYSGKTMAAIFSSRLLTTGELGRAVEAVASPPKVWLNSSTATIYKHSDERPNTDEDGIIGEGFSVNVANAWEGEFFAHARDETRQVALRMAIVLGDGSALAPLLALTRLGFGGTQFGGKTRGGRQMFSWVHIEDVYRAIRFLQRDVTIDGTVNISSPNPVRNRELMATLRRVLGVPFGIPLFRWMLELGAFAIRTETELLLKSRWVLPTRLLAEGFEFEHPELEGAVRDITGRA, from the coding sequence ATGACCGGTCAGCGCATTGTCATAGCCGGCGCAAGCGGTTTTATGGGGCAGTACTTCGTTCGCAGGTTCCGCGAGGAGGGTGAGACCGTCGTTACGGTCGGTCGCTCAGGCTCCGACGTGACCTGGGGCGACACCGCCGCTCTCGAGGCTGCTCTGGATGGCGCCGACCTGCTCCTGAATCTCGCGGGCAAGAGCGTCAACGCCCGGTATTCGGGGAAGACCATGGCGGCGATCTTCAGTTCGCGCCTGCTGACCACCGGCGAGCTCGGTCGCGCCGTCGAGGCGGTGGCCAGCCCGCCCAAGGTGTGGCTCAACTCGAGCACAGCGACGATCTACAAGCACTCCGACGAGCGCCCGAACACCGACGAGGACGGCATCATTGGCGAGGGCTTCTCGGTGAACGTCGCGAACGCCTGGGAGGGCGAGTTCTTCGCGCACGCCCGTGACGAGACACGCCAGGTGGCGCTGCGCATGGCGATCGTGCTCGGCGACGGCTCGGCCCTGGCGCCTCTGCTCGCGCTCACCCGCCTGGGTTTCGGCGGAACGCAGTTCGGCGGCAAAACCCGCGGCGGCCGCCAGATGTTCAGTTGGGTGCACATCGAAGACGTCTATCGCGCGATCCGCTTCCTGCAGCGGGATGTCACGATCGACGGCACCGTCAACATCTCGTCCCCGAACCCCGTGCGCAATCGCGAGCTGATGGCGACGCTGCGGCGTGTTCTTGGGGTGCCGTTCGGCATCCCGCTGTTCCGCTGGATGCTCGAGTTGGGCGCCTTCGCCATCCGCACCGAGACCGAGCTGCTGCTCAAGAGCCGCTGGGTGCTCCCGACCCGCCTCCTCGCGGAAGGCTTCGAGTTCGAGCACCCCGAGCTCGAGGGCGCGGTGCGCGACATCACCGGTAGGGCTTAG
- a CDS encoding alpha/beta fold hydrolase has product MSTFDFPQPVRIPVNGVYLEVFEAGVENSGKPIVLCHGWPELAYSWRHQVPALVAAGYHVIVPNQRGFGNSSRPSEVTDFDIEHLAGDLVALLDHFGYDAATFVGHDWGAMVVWGLALLHPHRVTRVINLSLPYVERGETAPIELMESYLGSDYYFVHFNRQPGVADAVLDQNTSRFLRNLYRKNEPAGVSQPGMSMIDLAIAEIPLGEPIMSDSDLAVFVSSFEASGFTGGINWYRNVDRNWRLLASADPIIRQPALMIYGDRDSIPKSENLAHFVPDVDVVSLDCGHWIQEELPDDVNRVIVSWLEQHDAL; this is encoded by the coding sequence GTGAGCACATTCGATTTCCCCCAACCAGTCCGTATACCTGTAAATGGTGTGTACCTCGAAGTCTTCGAAGCGGGCGTAGAGAACTCCGGCAAGCCCATCGTGCTGTGTCACGGATGGCCGGAACTCGCCTACTCGTGGCGTCATCAGGTGCCCGCCCTTGTCGCGGCGGGTTACCACGTCATCGTCCCCAACCAGCGAGGCTTTGGCAACTCCTCTCGACCCAGCGAGGTCACGGACTTCGACATCGAGCACCTGGCGGGTGATCTCGTGGCACTCCTCGATCACTTCGGATACGACGCCGCCACTTTCGTCGGGCACGACTGGGGCGCGATGGTCGTATGGGGACTTGCCCTGTTGCACCCCCACCGCGTCACCAGGGTGATCAACCTGAGCCTGCCGTACGTCGAGCGAGGAGAGACGGCCCCGATCGAGCTGATGGAGAGCTATCTCGGAAGTGACTACTACTTCGTCCACTTCAATCGGCAGCCCGGCGTCGCGGACGCTGTGTTGGACCAGAACACATCCCGGTTCCTTCGCAACCTGTACCGGAAGAACGAGCCGGCCGGCGTCTCCCAGCCGGGCATGTCGATGATCGATCTGGCTATAGCGGAGATCCCACTCGGTGAGCCGATCATGAGCGACAGTGACCTGGCCGTCTTCGTCTCGTCTTTTGAGGCCTCGGGCTTCACCGGCGGAATCAACTGGTACCGGAACGTGGACCGCAACTGGCGCCTGCTGGCGAGCGCCGATCCCATCATCCGCCAGCCTGCGCTGATGATCTATGGAGATCGGGATTCGATTCCGAAGTCGGAGAATCTCGCCCACTTCGTGCCTGACGTGGACGTTGTCAGCCTGGACTGCGGCCACTGGATACAGGAGGAGCTGCCCGATGACGTGAACCGAGTGATCGTGAGCTGGCTGGAGCAGCACGACGCCCTATAG
- the rpsT gene encoding 30S ribosomal protein S20 produces the protein MANIKSQIKRILTNKKSQERNKAVKSEVKTAIRATRTAIATGDKDAATASLIVASKKLDKAASKGVIHQNQAANKKSAIAKQVAALSK, from the coding sequence GTGGCAAACATTAAGTCGCAGATCAAGCGCATCCTCACGAACAAGAAGTCGCAGGAGCGCAACAAGGCCGTGAAGAGCGAGGTCAAGACCGCTATCCGCGCGACCCGCACCGCCATTGCGACCGGCGACAAGGACGCAGCAACCGCGTCACTGATCGTTGCGAGCAAGAAGCTCGACAAGGCAGCCAGCAAGGGCGTCATCCACCAGAACCAGGCCGCCAACAAGAAGTCGGCCATCGCCAAGCAGGTTGCGGCGCTCTCCAAGTAG
- a CDS encoding ComEA family DNA-binding protein has translation MGVVARNLEKRARLRIAVGGAVVLLVVGLGCAVLFSSLSSAGSTSVVTPGDSPSSDPVVSSAIYVHVLGAVSHAGLYALREGDRAVDAVAAAGGFADDADQAGLNLARFVSDGEQIVVPVVGAAPAVAAPGTTVAGKVNLNTADAAALETLPRVGPALAARILEWRETNGRFTAIEDLLSVTGIGDKTFEGLKELVSV, from the coding sequence ATGGGAGTTGTAGCGCGGAACCTCGAGAAGCGCGCGCGCCTGCGCATTGCCGTTGGCGGGGCCGTGGTGCTGCTTGTCGTCGGGCTCGGCTGCGCCGTGCTCTTCTCCTCGTTGTCGTCGGCCGGATCGACCTCGGTGGTCACCCCGGGCGACTCGCCGTCGTCCGACCCCGTCGTGTCGTCGGCGATCTATGTGCATGTGCTCGGGGCGGTGTCACACGCGGGGCTGTATGCCCTGCGGGAGGGTGATCGGGCCGTCGACGCCGTGGCGGCCGCAGGCGGCTTCGCGGACGACGCCGACCAAGCGGGGCTCAACCTTGCGCGTTTTGTGAGCGACGGCGAGCAGATCGTGGTGCCCGTGGTCGGGGCGGCTCCTGCTGTCGCCGCGCCCGGTACCACGGTCGCGGGCAAGGTGAATCTCAATACGGCGGATGCCGCGGCACTCGAAACTCTTCCGCGCGTGGGGCCGGCCCTCGCCGCCCGCATCCTGGAGTGGCGCGAGACGAACGGCCGGTTCACGGCCATCGAAGACCTGCTCAGCGTGACCGGAATCGGGGACAAGACCTTCGAGGGGCTGAAGGAGCTGGTGAGTGTTTGA
- a CDS encoding alpha/beta fold hydrolase, with protein MPGSVVMVHGLRTSSSMWRVQRLELERLGYTVITPDLPGHGSRMAERFTVAESVRTIERAVADGGPDTFLVGFSLGGYLSLHYAGLEERPVRGILAASCGTQPTRLILDGWRVGAAVIHRFSDRGLALNNFMVRRFVRDPDLANDVISGGVALEVMDDALRELRVLNLPRSLAAIDAPVWLVNGTLDHFRVQERRYLRAARRGRLVHVRGATHMVSVTRPEAFTRILVEALAQLP; from the coding sequence ATGCCCGGTTCCGTCGTTATGGTGCACGGCCTTCGAACCTCCTCCTCGATGTGGCGCGTGCAGCGTCTCGAGCTCGAGAGGCTGGGCTACACGGTCATCACGCCCGACCTTCCCGGGCACGGTTCCCGTATGGCCGAGCGCTTCACCGTCGCCGAATCGGTGCGCACGATCGAGCGCGCGGTTGCCGACGGCGGCCCCGATACCTTCTTGGTCGGCTTCTCCCTCGGCGGCTACTTGTCCCTGCACTACGCAGGGCTCGAGGAGCGCCCCGTGCGGGGCATCCTGGCCGCGAGCTGCGGGACCCAGCCCACCCGGCTGATTCTCGACGGGTGGCGGGTGGGTGCGGCCGTCATCCACCGCTTCAGCGATCGCGGGCTCGCCCTCAATAACTTCATGGTCCGGCGTTTTGTGCGCGACCCCGACCTCGCGAACGACGTCATCTCGGGTGGCGTCGCCCTTGAGGTGATGGATGACGCCCTGCGTGAACTGCGTGTGCTGAACCTGCCGCGGTCCCTTGCGGCGATCGACGCGCCCGTCTGGCTGGTGAACGGCACCCTCGACCACTTCCGCGTGCAGGAGCGTCGATACCTGCGGGCCGCGCGCAGGGGTCGCCTGGTTCACGTACGCGGCGCGACACACATGGTGAGTGTCACGCGGCCCGAGGCTTTTACCCGCATACTTGTTGAGGCCCTCGCGCAATTGCCCTAA
- the holA gene encoding DNA polymerase III subunit delta has protein sequence MAARPAAKTATKVAIPQLSWDRVRPARVVLVSGTEGFLADRAIRLLRDTLRIEDPSLEVSDLEADQYGPGELITLASPSLFAEPRLIRVTNVEKCTDAFIAETLAYLESPADDTYVLLRHAGGVRGKKLLDAIRGGLGGGIEIVCAELKKDTEKMEFAAAEFSSAGRRITPGALRALVGAFSDDVSELASACQQLLADASEEITEVTVEKYYSGRVETNAFKVADAAIAGRHGEALILLRHALTSGADPVPMLAAFAAKLRTMAKLAGARGNSGQLASQFGLAPWQVDRARRDLAGWTDDGLGATIELLAETDAQIKGGGRDPVYALERMVRVVASRGSGA, from the coding sequence GTGGCAGCCAGACCGGCAGCGAAGACCGCGACAAAGGTCGCCATTCCTCAGCTCTCCTGGGACCGCGTGCGCCCGGCGCGTGTGGTGCTCGTCTCGGGCACGGAGGGGTTCCTTGCCGACCGCGCGATCCGCCTGCTGCGCGACACCCTGCGCATCGAAGACCCGAGCCTCGAGGTCAGCGACCTCGAAGCCGACCAGTACGGCCCCGGGGAGCTCATCACCCTCGCGAGCCCCTCACTGTTCGCCGAGCCCCGCCTCATCCGCGTCACGAACGTCGAGAAGTGCACCGACGCCTTCATCGCCGAGACGCTCGCCTACCTCGAGTCGCCTGCCGACGACACCTACGTGCTGCTGCGCCACGCCGGGGGAGTGCGCGGCAAGAAGCTGCTCGACGCGATCCGCGGCGGTCTCGGCGGCGGCATCGAGATCGTCTGCGCCGAGCTCAAGAAGGACACCGAGAAGATGGAGTTCGCCGCGGCCGAGTTCTCCAGTGCCGGTCGGCGCATCACCCCGGGTGCACTGCGCGCCCTCGTGGGCGCGTTCTCCGACGATGTGTCCGAGCTTGCCTCCGCGTGTCAGCAGCTGCTCGCCGACGCGAGCGAGGAGATCACCGAAGTCACCGTCGAGAAGTACTATTCGGGGCGCGTCGAGACCAATGCCTTCAAAGTGGCGGATGCGGCTATCGCCGGCCGGCACGGTGAGGCTCTCATCCTCTTGCGGCATGCACTGACCTCGGGCGCAGACCCCGTGCCCATGCTCGCGGCTTTCGCGGCGAAGCTGCGCACCATGGCCAAGCTCGCGGGCGCACGTGGCAACTCGGGGCAGCTCGCCTCGCAGTTCGGGCTTGCTCCGTGGCAGGTGGACCGCGCGAGGCGCGACCTCGCCGGCTGGACCGACGACGGGCTCGGCGCCACCATCGAACTACTTGCCGAGACGGATGCCCAGATCAAGGGTGGCGGCCGCGACCCCGTCTACGCGCTCGAGCGCATGGTGCGAGTCGTGGCGTCGCGGGGTTCGGGCGCCTAG
- a CDS encoding helix-turn-helix transcriptional regulator, translated as MRNDPTGRALQLLSLLKTQRFWHSSELAARLETTERTVRRDIDRLRHIGYPVDSTSGRYGGYRLSAGAHLPPLILDDDEAVAVAVGLRYAAAAAIESMEETSLRALMKIETLLPHRLRRRVSAFRSNVSFLGWSDDGDVIDPEALSVLAAACRDQEHVRFDYRRGDGESSGRKVEPHRLVAAGHRWYLLAWDDHRREWRTFRLDRLRNTRPVGSTFSPREIPGDNAASYVASALGSTTRHHDATLSIHTTFAELEGVLRWIDHTPIEVGGDHCVIRIRSEDPGRLAMTVARLALTAPVVVIEPIELADTVRTLSAHLAP; from the coding sequence ATGAGGAACGATCCGACCGGCCGAGCACTGCAGCTGCTCTCCCTCCTCAAGACTCAGCGCTTCTGGCACAGTTCAGAACTCGCGGCGCGGCTCGAGACCACGGAGCGGACGGTACGCCGCGACATCGATCGCCTCCGCCACATTGGCTATCCGGTCGATTCAACGTCCGGACGCTACGGGGGCTACCGACTCTCGGCAGGGGCACACCTACCACCCCTGATCCTCGACGATGACGAGGCCGTCGCCGTGGCCGTCGGGCTTCGCTACGCCGCTGCGGCCGCCATCGAAAGTATGGAAGAAACGTCGCTTCGCGCGTTGATGAAAATCGAGACACTACTGCCCCATCGTCTGCGTCGACGAGTCTCGGCATTTCGCTCGAACGTCTCCTTCCTGGGTTGGTCGGACGACGGCGACGTCATCGACCCCGAGGCGCTGAGTGTGCTCGCCGCGGCCTGTCGCGATCAGGAGCACGTGCGCTTCGACTATCGGCGAGGCGATGGGGAAAGCAGCGGCCGGAAGGTCGAGCCGCACCGACTCGTCGCGGCTGGCCACCGCTGGTACCTCCTGGCGTGGGATGACCATCGCCGTGAGTGGCGGACGTTTCGTCTCGACAGACTGCGGAATACCCGGCCGGTGGGCAGCACGTTCAGTCCCCGCGAGATCCCGGGCGACAATGCGGCGAGCTATGTCGCGAGCGCGCTCGGATCAACGACGCGTCACCACGATGCGACGCTCTCCATCCACACCACATTCGCCGAACTCGAGGGTGTGCTGCGATGGATCGACCACACACCGATCGAAGTGGGCGGGGATCACTGCGTCATCCGGATCCGAAGCGAGGACCCCGGCCGGCTCGCGATGACGGTTGCCCGCCTTGCGTTGACCGCTCCTGTGGTAGTCATCGAACCGATTGAACTCGCCGACACGGTCAGGACACTTTCCGCCCATCTCGCTCCGTGA